In one Cherax quadricarinatus isolate ZL_2023a chromosome 100, ASM3850222v1, whole genome shotgun sequence genomic region, the following are encoded:
- the LOC128704675 gene encoding persulfide dioxygenase ETHE1, mitochondrial-like isoform X3, translating to MPVVSVHLALFDRESCTYTYLLADDVSKEAVLIDPVIELAERDAQLVRELGLDLKYVMNTHVHADHITGTGLLKKLVPGCKSLLSKESGGVADVHVEHGETVSFGDQELEVRRTPGHTNGCVTYVNHAQKLAFTGDALLIRGCGRTDFQEGSSEVLYDSVHSQIFTLPDDYLLYPAHDYTGHSVTTVAEEKDCNPRLTKSKEEFIDIMANLGLPYPDKIDEALPANKVCGLYNLPDNLAAKFEAE from the exons TTGTTTGACCGGGAGAGCTGCACATACACCTATCTTCTGGCTGATGATGTCAGTAAGGAGGCTGTTCTTATTGATCCTGTCATTGAACTGGCAGAGAGAGATGCACAGTTGGTCCGCGAATTAGGATTAGATCTAAAATACGTCA TGAACACCCACGTTCATGCTGACCATATCACTGGCACCGGTCTGCTGAAGAAGCTTGTTCCTGGGTGCAAGTCACTCTTATCCAAG GAGTCGGGAGGCGTGGCAGATGTGCATGTTGAACACGGTGAAACAGTCAGTTTTGGGGACCAAGAACTGGAGGTTCGTAGAACACCTGGACACACAAATG gttgCGTAACATACGTGAACCACGCACAGAAACTTGCGTTCACTGGTGATGCCTTACTGATACGAGGCTGCGGACGCACGGACTTCCAGGAAGGTTCCTCCGAAGTCTTGTACGATTCCGTACACTCtcagatcttcactcttcctGATGACTACTTGCTCTATCCAGCACATGATTACACAG GACACTCTGTAACAACCGTTGCAGAAGAGAAAGATTGCAATCCACGACTTACAAAGTCCAAGGAAGAATTTATTGATATCATGGCAAACCTTGGTCTGCCTTACCCTGACAAAATTG ATGAAGCGCTGCCTGCTAATAAAGTCTGTGGATTGTATAATCTTCCTGACAATCTGGCTGCCAAGTTTGAAGCAGAGTAG
- the LOC128704675 gene encoding persulfide dioxygenase ETHE1, mitochondrial-like isoform X2: MVDTVTHILVSSAKDTLFDRESCTYTYLLADDVSKEAVLIDPVIELAERDAQLVRELGLDLKYVMNTHVHADHITGTGLLKKLVPGCKSLLSKESGGVADVHVEHGETVSFGDQELEVRRTPGHTNGCVTYVNHAQKLAFTGDALLIRGCGRTDFQEGSSEVLYDSVHSQIFTLPDDYLLYPAHDYTGHSVTTVAEEKDCNPRLTKSKEEFIDIMANLGLPYPDKIDEALPANKVCGLYNLPDNLAAKFEAE, encoded by the exons TTGTTTGACCGGGAGAGCTGCACATACACCTATCTTCTGGCTGATGATGTCAGTAAGGAGGCTGTTCTTATTGATCCTGTCATTGAACTGGCAGAGAGAGATGCACAGTTGGTCCGCGAATTAGGATTAGATCTAAAATACGTCA TGAACACCCACGTTCATGCTGACCATATCACTGGCACCGGTCTGCTGAAGAAGCTTGTTCCTGGGTGCAAGTCACTCTTATCCAAG GAGTCGGGAGGCGTGGCAGATGTGCATGTTGAACACGGTGAAACAGTCAGTTTTGGGGACCAAGAACTGGAGGTTCGTAGAACACCTGGACACACAAATG gttgCGTAACATACGTGAACCACGCACAGAAACTTGCGTTCACTGGTGATGCCTTACTGATACGAGGCTGCGGACGCACGGACTTCCAGGAAGGTTCCTCCGAAGTCTTGTACGATTCCGTACACTCtcagatcttcactcttcctGATGACTACTTGCTCTATCCAGCACATGATTACACAG GACACTCTGTAACAACCGTTGCAGAAGAGAAAGATTGCAATCCACGACTTACAAAGTCCAAGGAAGAATTTATTGATATCATGGCAAACCTTGGTCTGCCTTACCCTGACAAAATTG ATGAAGCGCTGCCTGCTAATAAAGTCTGTGGATTGTATAATCTTCCTGACAATCTGGCTGCCAAGTTTGAAGCAGAGTAG